A section of the Ignavibacteriales bacterium genome encodes:
- the lepB gene encoding signal peptidase I, whose translation MNSSSKDSKNGKKKNRTKEFTDALIYAAIVAFFIKVFFFEAYRIPTGSMENTLLVGDFLIVTKFTYGSTTPRNIPFTDVRLPFVKLPGFKDPKAGDVVVFDYPGDRDVLQSPVVLNYIKRCVGTPGDTIQVINKQLYRNGEMVPDAPNGQRFNSTKAPGEVEPDIFPKGSGWNKDNYGPLYIPKEGDKVSIDARNYEQWKVFVEREGHDIRLDGESIVVDGAPLPNGEYTVERNYYFMMGDNRDNSADSRYWGFVADDDIVGQALLIYWSWDPSIGFDEFFELMGSVRWDRIGMLIH comes from the coding sequence ATTAATAGTAGCTCTAAAGACTCAAAGAACGGAAAGAAAAAGAACAGGACAAAGGAATTTACCGATGCGCTTATTTACGCGGCAATAGTTGCATTTTTTATAAAGGTTTTCTTTTTTGAAGCATACAGGATACCTACCGGTTCGATGGAAAACACTTTACTTGTCGGAGACTTTTTGATCGTAACAAAGTTTACATACGGTTCGACAACACCGCGCAATATCCCTTTTACAGACGTACGGCTTCCATTTGTCAAACTCCCCGGCTTTAAAGATCCTAAGGCTGGTGACGTAGTAGTATTCGACTACCCCGGAGACAGGGATGTTCTTCAGTCGCCGGTGGTATTAAATTACATAAAAAGATGTGTTGGTACACCGGGCGACACAATACAGGTTATCAATAAACAGTTATACCGGAATGGTGAGATGGTCCCCGATGCACCTAACGGACAAAGATTTAATTCAACAAAAGCACCCGGCGAAGTCGAACCGGACATCTTCCCAAAAGGAAGCGGATGGAATAAAGATAATTACGGACCGCTCTATATACCCAAAGAGGGTGACAAGGTATCAATCGATGCACGGAATTACGAACAATGGAAAGTCTTTGTAGAAAGAGAAGGGCATGATATCAGGCTGGATGGAGAAAGTATTGTTGTAGATGGTGCTCCCCTCCCCAATGGAGAATACACCGTCGAAAGGAATTATTATTTTATGATGGGTGATAATCGAGATAACTCGGCCGACAGCAGGTATTGGGGCTTTGTAGCCGACGATGATATTGTTGGACAAGCGCTTCTAATATACTGGTCATGGGATCCCAGCATAGGATTTGATGAGTTTTTCGAGCTGATGGGCTCCGTCAGATGGGACAGGATCGGAATGCTCATCCACTGA